In a single window of the Nicotiana tomentosiformis chromosome 10, ASM39032v3, whole genome shotgun sequence genome:
- the LOC104106280 gene encoding ACT domain-containing protein ACR4, translating to MEATVSYSQNIMDDEYEKFIRRMNPPRVVIDNESCKNATVIQVDSANKHGILLEVVQVLTDLNLTITKAYICSDGGWFMDVFNVTNQEGNKITEEPILDYIMKSLGPDSCFASSMRRSVGVTTGMNHTSIELIGSDRPGLLSEVSAVLTNLRCNVVNAEVWTHNTRAAAIMQVTDDENGGAVSDLERLTMVKKLLCNVLRGSNKSRDAKTLVSHGVTHTERRLHQLMFADRDYERAMGDGSDDKERPNVNVVNWQDKDYSVVTIRCKDRPKLLFDTICTMTDMQYVVFHGNVDTEGPEAYQEYCIRHIDGSPVKSDAERQRVIQCLEAAIERRVSEGLKLELCTTDRVGLLSDVTRIFRENSLTVTRAEVTTRAGKALNTFYVSDSSGYPVDAKIIESVRQTIGQTILRVKGNPEELNPVQQESPTRFLFGGLFKSRSFCNFGLVRSYS from the exons ATGG AAGCTACTGTGAGCTATTCTCAGAACATAATGGATGATGAATATGAAAAATTTATTAGAAGAATGAATCCACCAAG AGTGGTAATTGACAATGAATCTTGCAAAAATGCTACTGTTATACAG GTGGATAGTGCTAATAAACATGGTATACTTCTTGAGGTGGTACAAGTTCTTACTGATCTTAACCTTACTATTACCAAGGCTTATATTTGCTCTGATGGTGGTTGGTTCATGGATG TATTCAATGTCACTAATCAAGAAGGGAATAAAATTACAGAAGAACCGATCTTGGATTATATAATGAAG TCACTTGGTCCAGATTCTTGTTTTGCCTCTTCTATGAGAAGATCAGTTGGGGTTACTACAGGAATGAACCACACATCAATTGAGTTAATTGGAAGTGATAGACCAGGTCTACTATCTGAAGTAAGTGCTGTCCTTACCAACCTACGATGCAATGTGGTGAATGCTGAAGTGTGGACCCATAACACCCGAGCAGCAGCTATAATGCAAGTTACTGATGACGAAAACGGGGGTGCAGTTTCTGACCTCGAGAGGTTGACTATGGTCAAGAAACTGTTATGTAATGTACTTAGGGGTAGCAATAAATCAAGAGATGCTAAGACGTTGGTTTCTCACGGGGTTACTCATACTGAAAGAAGGCTTCATCAGTTGATGTTTGCAGACCGGGACTATGAACGTGCAATGGGTGACGGATCAGATGATAAAGAAAGGCCGAACGTGAATGTTGTTAATTGGCAAGATAAGGACTATTCTGTAGTGACAattcggtgcaaggatagaccaAAACTTCTGTTTGATACGATTTGTACTATGACGGATATGCAGTATGTGGTTTTCCATGGCAATGTTGATACTGAAGGACCAGAAGCTTACCAG GAATACTGCATAAGGCATATCGATGGATCTCCTGTAAAATCAGATGCAGAAAGACAAAGAGTGATTCAATGTCTTGAAGCAGCAATAGAAAGAAGAGTATCCGAG GGATTGAAGCTAGAATTATGTACCACAGACAGAGTAGGGCTGCTATCTGATGTTACTAGAATATTCCGCGAGAATAGCCTCACTGTCACCCGAGCAGAAGTGACAACAAGAGCAGGCAAAGCTCTAAATACATTCTACGTTAGCGATTCATCAGGGTACCCTGTTGATGCTAAGATCATCGAATCTGTTCGACAAACTATTGGACAAACGATACTTCGAGTGAAAGGCAATCCTGAAGAGTTAAATCCAGTTCAACAAGAATCTCCAACTAGGTTCCTTTTTGGTGGCTTGTTCAAGTCCAGATCCTTTTGTAATTTTGGTTTGGTTAGATCCTACTCTTGA